From the Malus domestica chromosome 17, GDT2T_hap1 genome, one window contains:
- the LOC103405930 gene encoding DUF724 domain-containing protein 3-like isoform X6, with protein MAGSEGREEEQQQLQLFGVGSEVEVRTDEEGFKGALFRATIVTSPTNSASKKRKRALVEYKNLVTEDGSKQLKEYVDSEHLRPTPPQLADRNFEEGDVVDADYRDGWWTGVVGKVVENNSKYSVVFDNPPDLIEFQKDRLRLHQDWVNGEWVRPNKQEVLAASDTPQELEHLLPAQKDSNNLEVATKLENLSAAEENPESTNSGKNLMEQPSYPRSVKDKKMLTRNGSATDSRPVKKLKDDKAAEPILSITARQLRKTPDNKEIPQELPQLSTGVRGTRRTRKPVVRHQFIKTESLLGKNNVTKQENDGEVNSQWIHPVASKGRRTKSQTGSRLIPEAGYVCALPSQKREKEKDKEASASVSLAGQNVQNEGNIKETEVPQTIWSTTKGKEVTLAEKPAQLPDQELQVKDQKKSANDPAKPAQLPDQELQVKDQKKSANDPANEKSMEFKQQQAGGSSHKRKRGRPRKLAVVRSRASDGVKGQNMSGNVADKNDKNDQTPEEAALHVLRGMDSTAAKDASKRKTADFPGRCKIKEAAPIASDNPDDDDKPLSMWFGGMQLSAYVGESRPSPDANVNQHNDRQEPVEVASESPAVDAISGSGPYEEQGLPFVKSSPVWKTIETLEVFRLFPQNPHFRPLVECKEEYREGSAIGNMITFSSLTDKISRLQFDDHQSVFDSILESLVDLENYGFNVTILRRRVNDLLSVKDKQGRFQVESRDAEQKIMEHSREKNKLVEEADYIAKKIIELQDKHASIKSEVEAKEHVIARLRMSFDAMNEGIQSARSDFEKLALAPMN; from the exons ATGGCGGGCTCGGAGGGGAGAGAAGAAGAGCAGCAGCAGCTCCAATTGTTCGGCGTGGGCTCAGAAGTAGAAGTGAGGACCGACGAGGAAGGGTTCAAAGGCGCCTTGTTCAGAGCCACCATTGTCACAAGCCCCACAAACTCCGCCTCAAAGAAGAGGAAAAGGGCGTTGGTCGAGTACAAGAACTTGGTCACGGAAGACGGGTCTAAGCAGCTCAAGGAGTACGTCGATTCGGAGCACCTGAGGCCCACGCCGCCGCAGCTCGCTGACCGGAATTTTGAGGAGGGAGATGTGGTGGATGCGGATTACAGAGATGGGTGGTGGACTGGGGTCGTAGGGAAGGTTGTCGAGAACAATTCCAAGTACAGCGTCGTCTTCGACAACCCTCCGGATTTGATCGAATTTCAGAAAGACCGTCTCAGATTGCATCAAGATTGGGTTAATGGCGAATGGGTTCGGCCCAATAAGCAG GAAGTATTGGCTGCTTCAGATACTCCACAAGAATTAGAGCATTTGTTGCCTGCTCAAAAAGATTCTAACAATCTTGAAGTGGCTACTAAACTAGAAAATTTGAGTGCTGCAGAGGAGAATCCTGAATCAACCAACTCAGGGAAGAATTTAATGGAGCAGCCAAGTTATCCACGAAGCGTCAAGGACAAAAAGATGTTAACCCGTAATGGTAGTGCTACAGACTCGCGTCCGGTTAAAAAGTTGAAAGACGACAAAGCAGCTGAGCCCATATTATCCATTACAGCACGTCAATTGAGGAAAACGCCTGACAATAAAGAAATACCCCAGGAATTACCTCAACTGAGCACAGGAGTTAGGGGAACAAGACGCACACGGAAACCTGTTGTACGCCATCAGTTTATTAAAACAGAGAGCCTGCTCGGGAAAAATAATGTT ACTAAGCAAGAGAATGATGGTGAAGTGAATAGCCAGTGGATTCATCCCGTAGCAAGTAAAGGAAGGCGCACAAAATCTCAAACTGGAAGTCGATTGATCCCAGAAGCAG GGTATGTCTGTGCCCTGCCTAgccaaaagagagagaaagaaaagg ATAAGGAAGCGTCTGCAAGTGTTTCTTTGGCTGGACAAAATGTTCAGAATGAAGGTAATATTAAAGAAACTGAAGTGCCTCAAACTATCTGGTCAACAACTAAGGGCAAGGAAGTTACACTGGCTGAAAAACCGGCTCAGCTACCTGATCAAGAGTTGCAAGTGAAAGATCAGAAAAAGAGTGCAAATGATCCTGCAAAACCAGCTCAGCTACCTGATCAAGAGTTGCAGGTGAAGGATCAGAAGAAGAGTGCAAATGATCCTGCAAATGAAAAGAGCATG GAGTTTAAGCAGCAACAAGCTGGAGGAAGTAGTCATAAAAGAAAGAGAGGCAGGCCTCGAAAGTTAGCGGTTGTAAGGTCACGAGCTTCAGACGGAG TTAAGGGGCAGAATATGTCAGGAAATGTTGCTGACAAAAATGATAAGAATGATCAGACGCCTGAGGAAGCAGCTTTGCATGTGCTGAGGGGGATGGATTCTACAG CTGCAAAAGATGCCTCTAAAAGAAAAACAGCCGATTTTCCTGGAAGGTGCAAAATAAAAGAAGCTGCACCAATAGCATCTGATAATCCAGATGATGATGATAAACCTCTATCCATGTGGTTTGGGGGGATGCAGCTTTCTGCGTATGTTGGTGAATCAA GACCATCCCCTGATGCAAATGTCAACCAGCATAATGATAGACAAGAACCAGTTGAGGTAGCTAGCGAATCTCCTGCAGTTGATGCAATCAGTGGCAGCGGGCCATATGAGGAGCAAGGGTTGCCTTTTGTTAAGAGCTCCCCTGTGTGGAAGACAATTGAAACATTGGAAGTATTCAGGCTTTTCCCCCAAAATCCTCATTTCCGACCTCTGGTTGAATGCAAAGAGGAATACCGCGAGGGTTCAGCAATTGGAAACATGATAACCTTTTCCAGTCTGACGGATAAAATATCCAGGCTGCAGTTCGACGACCATCAAAGTGTTTTTGATAGCATTTTGGAGAGTCTTGTTGACTTGGAAAATTATGGATTCAATGTTACAATTCTACGCAGGCGGGTGAATGATCTGCTGTCTGTTAAGGACAAGCAAGGGCGGTTTCAGGTCGAGTCAAGGGATGCTGAACAGAAGATCATGGAGCATTCTCGTGAGAAGAACAAACTTGTCGAAGAGGCTGACTATATTGCGAAGAAAATAATTGAGTTGCAGGACAAACATGCATCAATCAAGTCAGAAGTGGAGGCCAAAGAACATGTGATTGCTAGATTGCGAATGTCTTTTGATGCCATGAATGAAGGCATTCAGAGCGCTCGGagtgattttgaaaagctaGCTTTGGCTCCCATGAATTAG
- the LOC103405930 gene encoding DUF724 domain-containing protein 6-like isoform X2: MAGSEGREEEQQQLQLFGVGSEVEVRTDEEGFKGALFRATIVTSPTNSASKKRKRALVEYKNLVTEDGSKQLKEYVDSEHLRPTPPQLADRNFEEGDVVDADYRDGWWTGVVGKVVENNSKYSVVFDNPPDLIEFQKDRLRLHQDWVNGEWVRPNKQEVLAASDTPQELEHLLPAQKDSNNLEVATKLENLSAAEENPESTNSGKNLMEQPSYPRSVKDKKMLTRNGSATDSRPVKKLKDDKAAEPILSITARQLRKTPDNKEIPQELPQLSTGVRGTRRTRKPVVRHQFIKTESLLGKNNVTKQENDGEVNSQWIHPVASKGRRTKSQTGSRLIPEAGYVCALPSQKREKEKDKEASASVSLAGQNVQNEGNIKETEVPQTIWSTTKGKEVTLAEKPAQLPDQELQVKDQKKSANDPAKPAQLPDQELQVKDQKKSANDPANEKSMVMSAELGSDSILANLLRSLVTFPDMEFKQQQAGGSSHKRKRGRPRKLAVVRSRASDGVKGQNMSGNVADKNDKNDQTPEEAALHVLRGMDSTAAKDASKRKTADFPGRCKIKEAAPIASDNPDDDDKPLSMWFGGMQLSAYVGESRPSPDANVNQHNDRQEPVEVASESPAVDAISGSGPYEEQGLPFVKSSPVWKTIETLEVFRLFPQNPHFRPLVECKEEYREGSAIGNMITFSSLTDKISRLQFDDHQSVFDSILESLVDLENYGFNVTILRRRVNDLLSVKDKQGRFQVESRDAEQKIMEHSREKNKLVEEADYIAKKIIELQDKHASIKSEVEAKEHVIARLRMSFDAMNEGIQSARSDFEKLALAPMN, translated from the exons ATGGCGGGCTCGGAGGGGAGAGAAGAAGAGCAGCAGCAGCTCCAATTGTTCGGCGTGGGCTCAGAAGTAGAAGTGAGGACCGACGAGGAAGGGTTCAAAGGCGCCTTGTTCAGAGCCACCATTGTCACAAGCCCCACAAACTCCGCCTCAAAGAAGAGGAAAAGGGCGTTGGTCGAGTACAAGAACTTGGTCACGGAAGACGGGTCTAAGCAGCTCAAGGAGTACGTCGATTCGGAGCACCTGAGGCCCACGCCGCCGCAGCTCGCTGACCGGAATTTTGAGGAGGGAGATGTGGTGGATGCGGATTACAGAGATGGGTGGTGGACTGGGGTCGTAGGGAAGGTTGTCGAGAACAATTCCAAGTACAGCGTCGTCTTCGACAACCCTCCGGATTTGATCGAATTTCAGAAAGACCGTCTCAGATTGCATCAAGATTGGGTTAATGGCGAATGGGTTCGGCCCAATAAGCAG GAAGTATTGGCTGCTTCAGATACTCCACAAGAATTAGAGCATTTGTTGCCTGCTCAAAAAGATTCTAACAATCTTGAAGTGGCTACTAAACTAGAAAATTTGAGTGCTGCAGAGGAGAATCCTGAATCAACCAACTCAGGGAAGAATTTAATGGAGCAGCCAAGTTATCCACGAAGCGTCAAGGACAAAAAGATGTTAACCCGTAATGGTAGTGCTACAGACTCGCGTCCGGTTAAAAAGTTGAAAGACGACAAAGCAGCTGAGCCCATATTATCCATTACAGCACGTCAATTGAGGAAAACGCCTGACAATAAAGAAATACCCCAGGAATTACCTCAACTGAGCACAGGAGTTAGGGGAACAAGACGCACACGGAAACCTGTTGTACGCCATCAGTTTATTAAAACAGAGAGCCTGCTCGGGAAAAATAATGTT ACTAAGCAAGAGAATGATGGTGAAGTGAATAGCCAGTGGATTCATCCCGTAGCAAGTAAAGGAAGGCGCACAAAATCTCAAACTGGAAGTCGATTGATCCCAGAAGCAG GGTATGTCTGTGCCCTGCCTAgccaaaagagagagaaagaaaagg ATAAGGAAGCGTCTGCAAGTGTTTCTTTGGCTGGACAAAATGTTCAGAATGAAGGTAATATTAAAGAAACTGAAGTGCCTCAAACTATCTGGTCAACAACTAAGGGCAAGGAAGTTACACTGGCTGAAAAACCGGCTCAGCTACCTGATCAAGAGTTGCAAGTGAAAGATCAGAAAAAGAGTGCAAATGATCCTGCAAAACCAGCTCAGCTACCTGATCAAGAGTTGCAGGTGAAGGATCAGAAGAAGAGTGCAAATGATCCTGCAAATGAAAAGAGCATG GTTATGTCAGCTGAACTTGGCAGTGATTCAATTTTGGCTAACCTGCTCCGTAGCCTGGTTACTTTTCCAGACATG GAGTTTAAGCAGCAACAAGCTGGAGGAAGTAGTCATAAAAGAAAGAGAGGCAGGCCTCGAAAGTTAGCGGTTGTAAGGTCACGAGCTTCAGACGGAG TTAAGGGGCAGAATATGTCAGGAAATGTTGCTGACAAAAATGATAAGAATGATCAGACGCCTGAGGAAGCAGCTTTGCATGTGCTGAGGGGGATGGATTCTACAG CTGCAAAAGATGCCTCTAAAAGAAAAACAGCCGATTTTCCTGGAAGGTGCAAAATAAAAGAAGCTGCACCAATAGCATCTGATAATCCAGATGATGATGATAAACCTCTATCCATGTGGTTTGGGGGGATGCAGCTTTCTGCGTATGTTGGTGAATCAA GACCATCCCCTGATGCAAATGTCAACCAGCATAATGATAGACAAGAACCAGTTGAGGTAGCTAGCGAATCTCCTGCAGTTGATGCAATCAGTGGCAGCGGGCCATATGAGGAGCAAGGGTTGCCTTTTGTTAAGAGCTCCCCTGTGTGGAAGACAATTGAAACATTGGAAGTATTCAGGCTTTTCCCCCAAAATCCTCATTTCCGACCTCTGGTTGAATGCAAAGAGGAATACCGCGAGGGTTCAGCAATTGGAAACATGATAACCTTTTCCAGTCTGACGGATAAAATATCCAGGCTGCAGTTCGACGACCATCAAAGTGTTTTTGATAGCATTTTGGAGAGTCTTGTTGACTTGGAAAATTATGGATTCAATGTTACAATTCTACGCAGGCGGGTGAATGATCTGCTGTCTGTTAAGGACAAGCAAGGGCGGTTTCAGGTCGAGTCAAGGGATGCTGAACAGAAGATCATGGAGCATTCTCGTGAGAAGAACAAACTTGTCGAAGAGGCTGACTATATTGCGAAGAAAATAATTGAGTTGCAGGACAAACATGCATCAATCAAGTCAGAAGTGGAGGCCAAAGAACATGTGATTGCTAGATTGCGAATGTCTTTTGATGCCATGAATGAAGGCATTCAGAGCGCTCGGagtgattttgaaaagctaGCTTTGGCTCCCATGAATTAG
- the LOC103405930 gene encoding DUF724 domain-containing protein 3-like isoform X7, with translation MAGSEGREEEQQQLQLFGVGSEVEVRTDEEGFKGALFRATIVTSPTNSASKKRKRALVEYKNLVTEDGSKQLKEYVDSEHLRPTPPQLADRNFEEGDVVDADYRDGWWTGVVGKVVENNSKYSVVFDNPPDLIEFQKDRLRLHQDWVNGEWVRPNKQEVLAASDTPQELEHLLPAQKDSNNLEVATKLENLSAAEENPESTNSGKNLMEQPSYPRSVKDKKMLTRNGSATDSRPVKKLKDDKAAEPILSITARQLRKTPDNKEIPQELPQLSTGVRGTRRTRKPVVRHQFIKTESLLGKNNVKTKQENDGEVNSQWIHPVASKGRRTKSQTGSRLIPEADKEASASVSLAGQNVQNEGNIKETEVPQTIWSTTKGKEVTLAEKPAQLPDQELQVKDQKKSANDPAKPAQLPDQELQVKDQKKSANDPANEKSMEFKQQQAGGSSHKRKRGRPRKLAVVRSRASDGVKGQNMSGNVADKNDKNDQTPEEAALHVLRGMDSTAAKDASKRKTADFPGRCKIKEAAPIASDNPDDDDKPLSMWFGGMQLSAYVGESRPSPDANVNQHNDRQEPVEVASESPAVDAISGSGPYEEQGLPFVKSSPVWKTIETLEVFRLFPQNPHFRPLVECKEEYREGSAIGNMITFSSLTDKISRLQFDDHQSVFDSILESLVDLENYGFNVTILRRRVNDLLSVKDKQGRFQVESRDAEQKIMEHSREKNKLVEEADYIAKKIIELQDKHASIKSEVEAKEHVIARLRMSFDAMNEGIQSARSDFEKLALAPMN, from the exons ATGGCGGGCTCGGAGGGGAGAGAAGAAGAGCAGCAGCAGCTCCAATTGTTCGGCGTGGGCTCAGAAGTAGAAGTGAGGACCGACGAGGAAGGGTTCAAAGGCGCCTTGTTCAGAGCCACCATTGTCACAAGCCCCACAAACTCCGCCTCAAAGAAGAGGAAAAGGGCGTTGGTCGAGTACAAGAACTTGGTCACGGAAGACGGGTCTAAGCAGCTCAAGGAGTACGTCGATTCGGAGCACCTGAGGCCCACGCCGCCGCAGCTCGCTGACCGGAATTTTGAGGAGGGAGATGTGGTGGATGCGGATTACAGAGATGGGTGGTGGACTGGGGTCGTAGGGAAGGTTGTCGAGAACAATTCCAAGTACAGCGTCGTCTTCGACAACCCTCCGGATTTGATCGAATTTCAGAAAGACCGTCTCAGATTGCATCAAGATTGGGTTAATGGCGAATGGGTTCGGCCCAATAAGCAG GAAGTATTGGCTGCTTCAGATACTCCACAAGAATTAGAGCATTTGTTGCCTGCTCAAAAAGATTCTAACAATCTTGAAGTGGCTACTAAACTAGAAAATTTGAGTGCTGCAGAGGAGAATCCTGAATCAACCAACTCAGGGAAGAATTTAATGGAGCAGCCAAGTTATCCACGAAGCGTCAAGGACAAAAAGATGTTAACCCGTAATGGTAGTGCTACAGACTCGCGTCCGGTTAAAAAGTTGAAAGACGACAAAGCAGCTGAGCCCATATTATCCATTACAGCACGTCAATTGAGGAAAACGCCTGACAATAAAGAAATACCCCAGGAATTACCTCAACTGAGCACAGGAGTTAGGGGAACAAGACGCACACGGAAACCTGTTGTACGCCATCAGTTTATTAAAACAGAGAGCCTGCTCGGGAAAAATAATGTT AAGACTAAGCAAGAGAATGATGGTGAAGTGAATAGCCAGTGGATTCATCCCGTAGCAAGTAAAGGAAGGCGCACAAAATCTCAAACTGGAAGTCGATTGATCCCAGAAGCAG ATAAGGAAGCGTCTGCAAGTGTTTCTTTGGCTGGACAAAATGTTCAGAATGAAGGTAATATTAAAGAAACTGAAGTGCCTCAAACTATCTGGTCAACAACTAAGGGCAAGGAAGTTACACTGGCTGAAAAACCGGCTCAGCTACCTGATCAAGAGTTGCAAGTGAAAGATCAGAAAAAGAGTGCAAATGATCCTGCAAAACCAGCTCAGCTACCTGATCAAGAGTTGCAGGTGAAGGATCAGAAGAAGAGTGCAAATGATCCTGCAAATGAAAAGAGCATG GAGTTTAAGCAGCAACAAGCTGGAGGAAGTAGTCATAAAAGAAAGAGAGGCAGGCCTCGAAAGTTAGCGGTTGTAAGGTCACGAGCTTCAGACGGAG TTAAGGGGCAGAATATGTCAGGAAATGTTGCTGACAAAAATGATAAGAATGATCAGACGCCTGAGGAAGCAGCTTTGCATGTGCTGAGGGGGATGGATTCTACAG CTGCAAAAGATGCCTCTAAAAGAAAAACAGCCGATTTTCCTGGAAGGTGCAAAATAAAAGAAGCTGCACCAATAGCATCTGATAATCCAGATGATGATGATAAACCTCTATCCATGTGGTTTGGGGGGATGCAGCTTTCTGCGTATGTTGGTGAATCAA GACCATCCCCTGATGCAAATGTCAACCAGCATAATGATAGACAAGAACCAGTTGAGGTAGCTAGCGAATCTCCTGCAGTTGATGCAATCAGTGGCAGCGGGCCATATGAGGAGCAAGGGTTGCCTTTTGTTAAGAGCTCCCCTGTGTGGAAGACAATTGAAACATTGGAAGTATTCAGGCTTTTCCCCCAAAATCCTCATTTCCGACCTCTGGTTGAATGCAAAGAGGAATACCGCGAGGGTTCAGCAATTGGAAACATGATAACCTTTTCCAGTCTGACGGATAAAATATCCAGGCTGCAGTTCGACGACCATCAAAGTGTTTTTGATAGCATTTTGGAGAGTCTTGTTGACTTGGAAAATTATGGATTCAATGTTACAATTCTACGCAGGCGGGTGAATGATCTGCTGTCTGTTAAGGACAAGCAAGGGCGGTTTCAGGTCGAGTCAAGGGATGCTGAACAGAAGATCATGGAGCATTCTCGTGAGAAGAACAAACTTGTCGAAGAGGCTGACTATATTGCGAAGAAAATAATTGAGTTGCAGGACAAACATGCATCAATCAAGTCAGAAGTGGAGGCCAAAGAACATGTGATTGCTAGATTGCGAATGTCTTTTGATGCCATGAATGAAGGCATTCAGAGCGCTCGGagtgattttgaaaagctaGCTTTGGCTCCCATGAATTAG